The genomic segment GTTTTATGGTCTATAGTTCTTCTTACAAATACTATTATTTTATTGAATAGTATAAAGGAAATAAAACATCAATGTTAACTTAAAAATTGAAAAGCAATGCAATTTCTAAACAAACATCTTTTCTGTTTCTTTGAAGCCTGTGAATCAGAACTGATGCCGACATTCCCCCATCATCGTAACAAACGAGCTGCGGCCAGTGTGGAAAACCAACCAAAACATCCAAAGGTGTGACACATTGATTTGATGCACAAATCCACCTTGAATATGGAACTCCCTCACACTCATGTTAGCCGTCTTTTACGTTTGTTGCATTAGATATCCATGCAGAAGTTAGACGGGACTGTAGAACATATCCTAGGACTGTAACAACACTGCAGGGCCATTTTAAGATTAAGTATATGGTTCACTCCTGTGGAAATATGTCAAACATCTGTTTCAAAATTTTCACTAAGCACTCTTTTTTCTTACACTTATTGTTTTCAAAAGCATTCAAAGAAATAGTCATAATTTTGAATGTTAAATGTCAGTTGAAGATGACTCTAAAATAGCCtagaattttcaaaaataaatgatttcCACAATGTATGTTATGTATTTATTTGCATACATTTTGGATTAAAAAGGTTGCGTTCCATTATTTCCTCTGCCAAAATGAAAGAATTTGGCTGGTTATTTTGTTACCCGTGATATTTCAgtggaaaagcattttgttgatagtgatcacaactccataagttGTGATCATAACTTGCCAAAGCCTGCTAAGTTCAGTCTGaataagtgtcccgacccaaattatcacctatccttttctgctgagatgctgcctgacccactgagttactccagcattttgtgtctatctttggtataaaccagcatctgaagttcttttttttattacattttattccATAAGTTTTAAAATTGTTTTGAAAAGGGATAAGTCTGGACCTTGCAGGAAGGTTCTAAATTGGAGTAATGCAAATAACAACATTATTAGGCTGGGGCTTGCAACAGTATGCTGggagaagttgttattgagtaagtctacatctgacatgtgggagtcatttaaaggccaGTTAATCGTAGTTTAGGACTGGCAAGTTCTAGTAAAAACTAATAAAAAGGAGAGAAAGATGTCaaagtaagggaaccttggatgatcaaagaggttgtaaattttgGTTAAAAAGGAAGTGCATGCAATGAAGtcagacagggcctttgaggaataaAATGCAAAAGAGGAAACTAAGCGAGTGATTAGAAGGGTCAAAAGGGACCATGCTTTTGGCAAATCTGAATAAAAAAAAttcccaaggctttttatactTACATAAACAAACGTGTGACCAGGGAAAAGATAGGATCACTCAAGGATAGGGGAGGGAATTTGTtacttggagtcagaggatgtaggcaCGATGCTAAACAAATAAATCTCCGGGGTGTGAGGAATCCATTTCAGGTTATCGAGAGGCAAAAAAAGGAGATTGTGGGAGCCATGACTAAGACTTTTGCACACATGTAGCCACAAGCAAGGTTCTGGAAGACTGGAGTATAGTTAATGTTGTCCCTTTGTTTAATGGGAGAGAATTAgaggccagtgagcctcatgtcagtggtagAGCTAATGGTGAGGATTCTTTGGAATAGGATTTACTCTCATTTAGATGAGAATAGGTTAATTGGAGACCATATTAACTAGATCGAGTTTTTTGAGgtggtgacaaaggtgatcgaagaggggagggtggtggatgttgtcgacATGGTTTTCAGTCAGGCATTTGAGAAAGTGTCCCACgataggctgatccagaaaattAAGGTGGTTGGGATTATCAGTGACTTTGTTGTATGAATTctaaactggcttactgatagaagatatatacaggtatgtgaccaGTGAACTTCAGCAGGTATCTGTGTTGGGACCTGTTGTTTGGTATATATGATTTGGACATAAACATAGATGggctggttagtaagtttgcagattcacCAAGATTACTGAGATCCTGGACTGTCAGAGTATACAGCAGGAAAaagatcaactacagaaatgggtggagaagtgGCAGATAAATTTAATCtgagcactttgggaggttgaatgcaaggggaagatatacaattaatggcaagatcctgaagagcattgatgtacagagggatcttgaggtccaagttcatagctccctgACAGTGGCAAGTAGGTGGAGTGGtaagcttgccttcattagtcaggataTTGCTTCCTTGCATAGGAAATTAATGCACTGTTGCAACAGTTAATTAATACAATTGTTACATTGCCtcttattgcaagaggatttaagCACAAGAGTAAAGACTTAATACTGCAATATCCATATCCAGTCCGGTTTGCTTACCTGAAAGAAAGGATATACTAATAATAGAGGGAATGCAATGAAAGTTCATCATACTGGTTCCCAGGATTATCACAGAAAGTAGAAGAATGAATGGTGACATAATCGAATCAAAATGTCTAAAGGGCTTGACAACATAGGTGCAAGATGATGATTCCTTGGCTGGGGTGAGAGCCTTTCTAGACAGATGAGAAGAATTTGCTTCCTGCAGTGTGCTGTTAATCTTTAGAATTATCTATTTCCTGTAGAGGGGAAGTTACCGAATACACTCAAGTATgattatggggtgggagattgcaaccttcacgtggtccaccctgtttcgactaatgcaatcaacccggcgcgcacaaacaaatagatcaaatagaacaagttgacctacaactttaggctgtacacgccatacacaagaagaagcatGATTATAATGTATAAAGAGAAACAAGCGGTTTTAGGAACAGAAAATGACAGGCAGAGAGAAAAGATCAGCTTTGATTTCAACCAAACGGCAGAATGCTTCTGAATGTTCTTTCCAAAAGGAAAGCAGTCTTACTTCTTAATATCACATTTACTCTCAAAATGTATGAATGTTGATACTAGTAAGCATGAGTTTCAGGAACAGATGAACTGTGGCAACTCAGAAGACATTCGATGATAGTACACAGAAATGTCAGATCCTTGGGCATAACTGCGTAAACACACCAGGAATGCCGATGGAGCCAGTCTGAATGGAAGTGAGTTAGATGCTACTGTCAGACATGCCTTTCTcaccgtggggggtgggggggggagagatgggggagtgcTGAGAACTAAGGGGGACCTGGGGCGAAGGAGGAACCAACATTACTTTAagagtactttttgtaactttgtcgacaCCTTTGTGGTAACTCTTGTGTACATTGTATGCAAAACCAAAGAATTTCCTCTGTACCTAGTTACATGTGATAATGAAGTATCATCACCATTGCAATGATCAGGTACCAAGTTATGCAATCCGGACTTTTATCTAAAAGCAATATTTTTTTAGGCCAACAGTGTCCTTTCTTGGAAGCTCAACTCAGCACAAAATATGTCCTTACACTAGCATTGCTTGTGTACGTAACTattgcactcacacacacccatctGTTTACATTTGTGAAATTTTAAATAACCAGAATTGACCTTAGAGCAGAAAAAGTCTGTAGGTTTATTAACTTTCTTCACCGAACTTACCCAAAGAGCTGACATTACAACATGTATAATTTTACTGTGCACATCACAATGTCAAGCACATTCAGATTCAAACAACTTAATACAAAATGGCAGATTTTCTCCAGTATAGTACATTTGATCAGACACAATTCTTATAAGAAAAATCAGGGTATACAAACAAAATGATTTCACAGCGATAACTTTACAAATAGATCAATGATTTTAAATCCACCATAAAATTACTATCAAAAACAAAGCACAGAAGGAACttagcagcacctgtggagggaatggacaggcaacatttcaggtcaggagtctaaagaagggtcccgactggatGCACTACTGgacttgctgaattcctccagcgttttgttttTGCTCGATTATTTGGTCTCTATTTTATGTCTCCATGTAAAATTACTTTGTAAGCTATTCAGCTTTCACCGTAACCCAGTGATTCATATCAAAAATCAGGGTACAATTTCTCAAGCATTATGTCACATTTTTTACATTTCAACATCCATTTGAAACCACAGAGTTTACACAGAAATATGCCACATCCAGGACACGTCTGCTTTGGTGGACTTCTACAGAGCATACATGCAGGATCCCTTTTTAATACGTCTGCATATGACCATGGAACAGCATCACATGCAGCTTCAGCCTGTTGGGGGTGAACAGTGTTTAGAGCGTCAAGATATTTGATGGTATGACCTGCACAATTTTTAAAATTGTCACATGAATGAGTATGGGCTGTACAACATGTTTCACAGCAGTAGTGAATGGATTCTCCTTCAACAAGGCAGGTGTGCATTTTGTAGCCTTTCGGGTCTAAAATATTTCCAACTATACTACGGCTACTAACAGAATTATGCTCAGGCTTGTCATTCGCTAGTTCTTGAGATTCCTCAAATTCGCCGTCCTTAATATTTCCAGAATAAATGCAATCAGTATCAGGGATTCCAACCATGTGCCAGCTGCAAGTATCATCCTTATCCTGGTCACGGCTAGAAGACCTGAGCATTCTTGTTGACGATGAATGGGCTGCACTTCCATTGTATTCCCTCTCGAGAGGAGGTCTTGTCAGATTATTTGCACTCAAATTAGGTATTAAATCAACATCGATATTTTCTCCGCTGGAAACGGATAtgcgtgttttttttaattgattttctcTCTGGGTGGCAGCAGCAGAATAGGTCAGGTTTAGTTTCTCCACACAGGCGTCAACACTGATCATTAACATTCTTTGATAAAACAATTCTCTGACTGAAACCTTGTAAAAGTGATCAAGGTTTCCAACTATTTCCGACAAGATTTCACATTCAATTCTTGCAACGAATAAGTTAAACGCCAGACTAATCAACTGCAAACAATCTGGAAGGTCCTTCATTTCAAGTTCAAGGTTATCCTTTTGCACATAGCCCATTTTCTTAAAAATTCTTCCAAGGTCTTCATGGCAGATTGCAGGTTTTATGTGGTACAGATAGGCTCCTGAACAAGTCTTAAGACAAAAAAAGATTTTGGGAAAGAGGATGGGTATAGATATGActgaaacatataacaattacagcacggaaaacaggccatctcggcccttcaagtccgtgccgaacacttattttcccctagtcccatctacctgcactcagcccataaccctccattcctttcccgtccatatacctatccaacttatttttaaatgataaaatcgaacctgcctccaccacttccactggaagctcattccacacagctaccactctgagtaaataggtgccccctcatgttacccctaaacttctgtcccttaattctcaagtcatgtcctcttgtttgaatcttccctactatcaatgggaaaagcttattcatgtcaactctgtctatccctctcaacattttaaagacctctatcaagtccccccttaaccttctgcactccaaagaacttTCCACCACTTGCCCATATAGATACAAATTGGTCAATAAttagtttagtgtggagatacagggcataaacagggccttcagcccaccgagtccacgacaaccagcaatccccatacattagcactatcctttaAGCgattgagtccttgaaaagcgctacacaaataaaatgtattattattattattaccctacacactcaggacaattttacaatctttgccatagccaattaacctacaaacctgaatgtctttggagcgtgggaggaaaccggatcatcccgggaaaacccacgtgatcaaagggagaatgtacaaactccctacagacagcacccataatcggaatcgaacccaggtctctggtgctataagacagcaattctacaaTTGCACCACAGCGCCACCCTAATTAAAAGTACCTCCATTTTAAACTTACacataaaggtacagtttaagaaggaactgtagatgctggaaaatcgaaggtagacaaaaatgctggagaaactcagcgggtgaggcagcatctatggggcgaaggatgtaggcaacatttcgggtcgaaacccttctttagaaggCATAGCATGCAATTAAGGCATAATGCAAATAGGAATGTCTGTTGAACATAGCATTTCAATGTGTTTGCAGGACAACTTAACTGGCAAAGTATAATTTAATAACAGACTTACTTTTATTGTTTTGAACTCTTTTCGCCATGGGAATAGAATCAGGTTAACAGCGGCCAATTCCAATAATTCAAAAGCCCCAATCAGCTTCTTCAAGATATTTGGGTAATTCCCTGACCTGCGCAGGGATTTGCCAATAATGTCATGCACGTCAACCGATAGTTTGGCCAAATCTGCACCCCTTGTTATTAACCAATGTTTGATTTCTTCTTTTAACTTTTTATCATGGCAAATCCCATTGTGCACCAAAGCTGAATCTTCATAAAATTTCTTGTATTGGTCAAACGCATATTGTAGTTCAGTGGTCATTCTGAAAGAAAATCTAACACCATTTATTTGTTAGAATATATTTCAAATGCAACAATTTTGCACATGTTTGCGTTagggattaaaaaaaatacatggtcAAAGTAGGACGTTTGCAAGGATAGGTGGTTTACTCTCCCACTCACAATTGAAGATAGTAATCATTTGGATCCATTGTTTAATACAAACATTCATGAACAATTTAAgtcttatttttattgttttcctTAAACCACACCTGACCAATTTATATTTTGATGTAAATTAACATTTGACAATTCATATCTAGTAGATGACCATTTTGTTTGTGTAATTCCGTTACAAAACCCTCAGTAGCTATTCCACTCAGCATTTGAAAGTGTATGCAGTTAAATACTAAAACTACCGTAGTACcatgggggaggaaggagggtagGGGTGGTGTCAGTTATTGCAGATTGTCCACTCTAGCCAAGTAAGGCATTATCATTGTATGcaattgaaacaaagaactgtagatgatggttaATGCATGAAAGGACACAAATAAAGTGGATGAAGTAGTtcgctctctggagaacatggattggtataGAGACATTTATTCacactgattcagtctgctgagttacgacagcattttgtgttgtttcaccttaaacctaggtgcCGATGCACCTGCTGTCAGTGCACCAGTGggcccttcttcaccagctgccgCACCGTCTGGTTGACGTTGTAGCCCCCATGGGGACAGGGCTTCCTTCAGGCCACCACCACTGCCAGGATGCGCTCGGTCACCGTGCAGCTCCCTACCCTCTCACCACCTACTGCTTCTTAGAGAAGCTGGGGATGTTTTTGGAATGGAGGAGATTGTGGAGCAAATTAATTGAGGTGTATTAAACTCAGGGGTTTTGAGTAAAGATTAATTTTCCCTTGGATTAAAAAATCTGGGAACATAAGATATAAAATAATCGGTATGAgattaccaattccttctctccagagatattgcctgtcctgctgagttactccagcaatttgtatctatctttggtttagaccagcatAAAATAAAACCTACACTTATCTTGGCAtctgttcggcatagacattgagAGCACCTAAAGCCTGTGTGTGAAAGCCTCACTCCCATgggaggaatgggaggggggggggggggggggggggggggggggggggggggggggagagagggagggatattaATACATTCATTAAATAATTCaatagtaatttttttttaaatatcttataTTTAGATGAAAATGACACCCTGCTGTAAAGCGATCAGTAGAACTgccttttttaaattaattttaaaaatcacTAAATTAAGGAACTGGTAATTATCACAGCATGCAAGAATGTTAAATGCACTTGTATCTCTTATTCCAAGCATTAACAGGCAATAGAGCTTCATCTGTCATTTTACCAAAGGGCCCCAAGGGCTGGACTAGTTTCACAGCCGAAGCAACAGTGGGTGTTGCAGGACCAGTAGAATTGACCAGTGATTTGATGACACCACTGCTGAGAAACTGATTCAGGGTATAATTCTGGCATAAACTAAATCTAAATTTAAcattttgcaaaataaataaaagttgCTTTAAACTGGCACTTTTTCCACAACTgtcaaaacaaagaactgcaaatgatggtttacaaaaaagacacaaagttctggtgaAACttgaaagtcaggcagcatccacggagaacatgaacaggtgacgtttcaggtcaggactcttctcgaGACTCCAGAATTCAGTCTGAAATATGgtttcaacttgaaacatcacctatctgcgTTGTCCATgacctacctgacctgctgagttactccagaactttgtgactTTATCACAATTGCTGTTCATAGATAAAAGGTGATGAAGATGCCAGTCCAACTAAAGTAATTAACATTCCTGTTTAAGG from the Leucoraja erinacea ecotype New England chromosome 17, Leri_hhj_1, whole genome shotgun sequence genome contains:
- the spata2l gene encoding spermatogenesis associated 2-like, whose translation is MTTELQYAFDQYKKFYEDSALVHNGICHDKKLKEEIKHWLITRGADLAKLSVDVHDIIGKSLRRSGNYPNILKKLIGAFELLELAAVNLILFPWRKEFKTIKTCSGAYLYHIKPAICHEDLGRIFKKMGYVQKDNLELEMKDLPDCLQLISLAFNLFVARIECEILSEIVGNLDHFYKVSVRELFYQRMLMISVDACVEKLNLTYSAAATQRENQLKKTRISVSSGENIDVDLIPNLSANNLTRPPLEREYNGSAAHSSSTRMLRSSSRDQDKDDTCSWHMVGIPDTDCIYSGNIKDGEFEESQELANDKPEHNSVSSRSIVGNILDPKGYKMHTCLVEGESIHYCCETCCTAHTHSCDNFKNCAGHTIKYLDALNTVHPQQAEAACDAVPWSYADVLKRDPACMLCRSPPKQTCPGCGIFLCKLCGFKWMLKCKKCDIMLEKLYPDF